One window of the Alphaproteobacteria bacterium genome contains the following:
- a CDS encoding leucyl aminopeptidase family protein: MPHNLIPRPRKDTLTLTVLDSGRVDTWRKDLTPAQRAWLDQTGFSGRPGGWAILPSQKGGVKGAVFVTGADSDMWSWSTLATLLPKGSYRIAGRLSKAMANDAALGWGLAAYEFTRYRAARTSRPDLVWPADADQAAVRQMLDATTLLRDLINIPAEDLGPSELTGEARKVGRKYKARVRVIAGDALLKANYPMIHMVGRASDDAPRLIDMRWGTKGPLVTLVGKGVCFDTGGLDLKPAAGMLRMKKDMGGAAHALALGQLIMAAKLPVRLRVLIGAVENAVSGNAYRPWDVLQTRKGITVENANTDAEGRLVIGDCLAEASREKPDMLLDFATLTGAARVAVGAGMAAVFANDDKLYGDLEKHGAAASDPMWRLPLHKPYRALLDSKVADISSAGDGPFGGAITAALFLQEFVDDDVPWAHFDIMAWNTGDQPGRPTGGEAQGLRAAFGAIKARFGK; encoded by the coding sequence GTGCCCCACAATCTGATTCCCCGGCCGCGTAAGGATACGCTCACCCTGACCGTGCTCGACAGCGGCCGCGTTGATACCTGGCGCAAGGACCTGACGCCGGCGCAACGCGCCTGGCTGGATCAGACGGGGTTTTCCGGGCGCCCCGGCGGCTGGGCCATACTGCCGAGCCAGAAGGGCGGCGTGAAAGGCGCGGTGTTTGTCACCGGCGCGGACAGCGATATGTGGTCCTGGTCCACGCTCGCGACCCTGTTGCCGAAGGGCAGCTACCGGATCGCCGGACGACTGTCGAAGGCCATGGCGAACGACGCGGCCCTGGGCTGGGGGCTGGCGGCCTACGAGTTCACCCGGTACCGAGCGGCGCGAACCAGCCGCCCCGACCTGGTTTGGCCGGCGGATGCGGATCAGGCCGCGGTTCGCCAGATGCTTGACGCGACGACCTTGTTGCGTGACCTGATCAACATCCCGGCCGAGGATCTGGGCCCGTCCGAGTTGACCGGCGAGGCGCGCAAGGTTGGCCGAAAATACAAGGCGCGGGTGCGTGTGATCGCGGGCGATGCCCTGTTGAAGGCGAATTATCCGATGATTCACATGGTCGGGCGTGCGTCGGATGACGCGCCGCGGTTGATCGATATGCGCTGGGGTACGAAGGGCCCGCTGGTGACACTGGTGGGCAAGGGCGTCTGCTTCGATACCGGCGGCCTCGACCTCAAGCCCGCCGCAGGGATGCTGCGCATGAAGAAGGACATGGGCGGTGCTGCCCATGCGCTGGCGCTCGGCCAGTTGATCATGGCGGCGAAACTTCCCGTTCGGCTGCGGGTGCTGATCGGGGCGGTGGAGAATGCCGTGTCCGGGAACGCCTACCGGCCGTGGGATGTATTGCAGACCCGCAAAGGCATCACGGTCGAGAATGCCAACACGGATGCCGAGGGGCGTCTGGTGATCGGCGATTGCCTGGCCGAAGCCAGCCGCGAGAAGCCCGACATGCTGCTGGATTTCGCGACCCTGACCGGGGCCGCACGGGTCGCCGTCGGCGCCGGGATGGCCGCAGTGTTTGCGAATGACGACAAGCTCTATGGCGATCTGGAAAAGCATGGTGCTGCCGCATCCGATCCGATGTGGCGCCTGCCATTGCACAAGCCCTACCGAGCGTTGCTCGACAGCAAGGTGGCGGATATCTCCAGTGCGGGCGACGGGCCGTTCGGCGGGGCGATAACGGCCGCGTTGTTCTTGCAGGAGTTCGTCGATGACGATGTGCCGTGGGCGCATTTCGATATCATGGCGTGGAACACCGGGGACCAGCCGGGTCGCCCGACCGGCGGCGAGGCGCAGGGTCTGCGCGCGGCGTTCGGGGCCATCAAGGCGCGCTTCGGCAAATAG
- a CDS encoding lipocalin-like domain-containing protein — translation MALSDNDLVGAWVLDEMYSESEDGTRSHPMGRDAGGMIMYTPDGYMSAITHFADRFLPADRPGDEERAEGFSSYFNYAGTWSLENDTVTHNIQTALDPNMVGMALSREITKDGARMVFSGLGPDGVTRQFIVWKRPG, via the coding sequence ATGGCACTTAGCGACAACGACCTTGTGGGCGCCTGGGTACTGGATGAGATGTATTCCGAGAGCGAGGACGGAACGCGGAGTCACCCGATGGGGCGCGACGCGGGTGGGATGATCATGTATACGCCGGATGGTTACATGTCCGCGATCACCCATTTCGCGGATCGTTTCCTGCCCGCCGATCGTCCGGGCGACGAGGAACGTGCCGAAGGGTTCTCAAGCTATTTCAACTACGCCGGTACCTGGAGCCTCGAGAACGACACGGTCACCCACAACATTCAAACGGCGCTGGACCCGAACATGGTCGGCATGGCGCTGTCACGAGAGATCACCAAAGACGGCGCCAGAATGGTCTTTTCCGGCCTTGGCCCGGACGGGGTGACCCGCCAGTTCATTGTCTGGAAACGCCCCGGATAA
- a CDS encoding glutathione S-transferase N-terminal domain-containing protein: MIDFYTWFTPNGRKVAIMLEETGLDYTVCPINIGNDDQFDPDFLKISPNNKIPAIVDRDNNDYPLFETGAILLYLAEKSGKFLNTKDRDAYWRTMEWLMWQMGGYGPILGQVHHFTKYNPDASDYARKRYEEEARRLYGVLNKRLEGRDFIVDEYSIADMACWPWAARHNWQEIDLNEYPNVRRWYMTMLDRPAVQAAWNIPENDQPLPIPE, encoded by the coding sequence ATGATCGATTTTTACACATGGTTTACACCGAACGGCCGCAAGGTCGCGATCATGCTCGAGGAAACCGGGCTCGATTACACGGTCTGTCCGATCAACATCGGAAACGACGACCAGTTCGATCCGGACTTTCTGAAGATCAGCCCCAACAACAAGATTCCGGCGATCGTCGACCGCGACAACAATGACTACCCGTTGTTCGAGACCGGCGCGATTCTGCTGTATCTTGCCGAGAAGAGCGGCAAGTTCCTCAACACCAAAGACCGCGACGCCTACTGGCGCACGATGGAATGGCTGATGTGGCAGATGGGCGGTTACGGCCCGATCCTGGGGCAGGTCCACCACTTCACGAAGTACAACCCCGATGCGTCCGATTATGCGCGCAAGCGTTACGAGGAAGAGGCGCGGCGACTGTACGGGGTGCTCAACAAGCGTCTCGAAGGCCGCGATTTCATCGTCGACGAGTATTCGATCGCGGACATGGCCTGCTGGCCCTGGGCCGCGCGCCACAATTGGCAGGAGATCGACCTCAACGAGTATCCGAATGTACGCCGCTGGTACATGACCATGCTCGACCGCCCGGCAGTTCAGGCCGCATGGAATATTCCGGAGAACGATCAGCCGCTGCCGATTCCCGAGTAG
- a CDS encoding phosphoadenylyl-sulfate reductase, with protein MRGEFEAPSQSHNAAHMRAARLMNLVPDGAGDKVLRAAIEDVFPFRVAALSSFGAESAVVLHMIAAIDPALPVIFLDSGQLFAQTLQYQQELSERLGLTNVRVQHPDKQDIAKADPDGMLWKSDPEACCHLRKVVPMERSLEGFDAWITGRKRFQGGRRVTLPVVEVENKRVKINPLAGWSPDDVEAYFATHDLPRHPLWEFGYLSIGCHPCTRPVAAGEDPRAGRWDGLDKTECGIHGNPWG; from the coding sequence ATGCGCGGCGAATTCGAGGCGCCTTCCCAGTCACATAACGCGGCCCATATGCGGGCTGCGCGGTTGATGAATCTGGTGCCTGACGGGGCCGGCGACAAGGTTTTGCGGGCGGCGATCGAGGATGTATTTCCGTTCCGCGTCGCCGCACTTTCGTCATTTGGCGCGGAGTCGGCGGTCGTCCTGCACATGATCGCGGCAATCGATCCTGCGCTCCCGGTGATCTTTCTCGATTCCGGGCAGTTGTTTGCCCAGACACTCCAGTATCAGCAGGAACTCTCCGAGCGTCTGGGGCTGACCAATGTCCGTGTGCAGCACCCGGACAAGCAGGACATCGCGAAGGCGGACCCTGACGGGATGCTGTGGAAGTCCGACCCGGAAGCATGTTGCCATCTGCGCAAGGTTGTTCCGATGGAACGGTCGCTCGAAGGGTTCGACGCCTGGATCACGGGCCGCAAGCGGTTCCAGGGCGGCCGGCGTGTCACGTTGCCGGTCGTTGAGGTCGAGAACAAGCGTGTGAAAATCAACCCGCTCGCCGGCTGGTCGCCGGACGATGTGGAGGCCTATTTCGCAACCCATGACCTGCCGCGCCATCCATTGTGGGAGTTCGGCTATCTGTCGATTGGATGCCACCCTTGCACGCGTCCCGTCGCGGCCGGGGAAGATCCGCGCGCCGGTCGCTGGGACGGTCTGGACAAGACCGAGTGCGGCATCCACGGAAACCCCTGGGGCTAG
- a CDS encoding DUF934 domain-containing protein, whose amino-acid sequence MALIKDRELSEDSWVHIEDGVPVPSDGGAIVSLERWQAERDALSGRNAPIGIRLDSDTPAENLVADIDRLDLIAVPFSQFKDGRGYSTARLLRERYGFTGELRAVGNILRDQLAFLERCGFDSFEYAGGTDATEALRAFDEIEVVYQTATDRRQSAAATRNHPSRAFSNGTSG is encoded by the coding sequence ATGGCGTTAATTAAGGATCGGGAGCTGTCCGAGGACAGCTGGGTTCATATCGAGGATGGCGTACCCGTGCCGTCAGATGGTGGTGCGATCGTGTCGCTCGAACGCTGGCAGGCCGAACGCGATGCGCTTTCCGGCCGTAACGCGCCGATCGGCATCCGCCTCGACAGCGATACGCCCGCCGAAAATCTCGTTGCCGATATCGACCGGCTCGACCTCATTGCCGTGCCGTTCAGCCAATTCAAGGACGGTCGGGGATATTCGACCGCGCGGTTGCTGCGCGAGCGGTATGGCTTCACCGGGGAGCTGCGTGCGGTGGGAAATATTCTTCGTGACCAGCTGGCGTTTCTCGAGCGTTGCGGTTTCGACAGCTTCGAATATGCGGGCGGTACGGATGCGACCGAGGCGCTCCGGGCGTTCGACGAGATAGAGGTTGTCTATCAGACCGCGACGGACCGTCGGCAATCGGCGGCGGCAACGCGGAACCACCCGTCGCGTGCATTCTCCAACGGGACGAGCGGATAG
- a CDS encoding nitrite/sulfite reductase produces MYIYDEIDQTMVDQRVNQFRDQVRRRIAGELSEDEFKPLRLMNGVYLQLHAYMLRVAIPYGTLSAEQLRKLAWIARKYDRGYGHFTTRQNLQYNWPKLEELPDLLAELASVQMHALQTSGNCIRNVTADQFAGVAADEVIDPRIHAEIIRQWSTLHPEFTFLPRKFKIAVTGAETDRAAVKVHDIGLIAKRDVAGELGFEVIVGGGLGRTPMVGPTIRDFLPERHLLSYLEAVLRVYNQLGRRDNMYKARVKILVHETGAEKFTEMVEREWEQIRDTAVDLPAGERERIAAFFNPPLYDKAEDAAETLTRQVAGDADFAHWVETNVAPHKADGYAIANISLKPIGGVPGDASAEQMDAVAALAERFSFSEIRVTHEQNLVLPHVRQDELYAVWQTLKSYDLHTPNLGLVSDMIACPGMDYCALANARSIPLAQEISERFADLDRQYDIGELKLKISGCINACGHHHVGHIGILGVDRKGEEYYQITLGGSGAEDASLGDIVGPAFPYDKVVNAIETLVDAYLGVRADNERFLDTYRRLGADPFKEALYGVN; encoded by the coding sequence ATGTATATCTACGATGAAATCGACCAGACGATGGTCGACCAACGGGTCAACCAGTTTCGTGACCAGGTCCGCCGTCGTATCGCCGGGGAACTGAGCGAGGACGAATTCAAGCCGCTCCGCCTGATGAACGGCGTGTATTTGCAGCTGCATGCCTACATGCTGCGGGTCGCGATCCCCTATGGCACCCTGTCGGCCGAACAGCTTCGCAAGCTCGCCTGGATCGCGCGTAAATATGACCGTGGTTACGGCCATTTCACGACCCGCCAGAACCTGCAATACAACTGGCCGAAACTCGAAGAGCTTCCGGACCTGCTGGCCGAACTGGCGAGCGTGCAGATGCACGCGCTGCAGACCAGCGGCAATTGCATTCGCAACGTCACCGCCGATCAGTTTGCCGGTGTCGCGGCCGACGAGGTGATCGATCCGCGCATCCATGCCGAGATCATCCGCCAATGGTCCACCCTGCACCCGGAATTCACGTTCCTGCCACGCAAGTTCAAGATCGCGGTAACCGGTGCAGAGACCGACCGTGCCGCGGTGAAGGTCCATGACATCGGCCTGATCGCGAAGCGCGATGTGGCGGGAGAGCTCGGCTTCGAGGTGATTGTCGGCGGCGGTCTGGGCCGTACCCCGATGGTTGGGCCGACCATCCGTGACTTCCTGCCGGAGCGCCACCTGTTGTCCTATCTGGAGGCGGTTTTGCGGGTCTATAACCAGCTCGGCCGACGCGACAATATGTACAAGGCGCGGGTCAAGATTCTGGTGCACGAAACCGGCGCCGAGAAATTTACCGAGATGGTCGAGCGCGAGTGGGAGCAGATCCGCGACACGGCCGTGGACCTGCCCGCCGGCGAACGCGAGCGGATCGCGGCCTTCTTCAATCCGCCGCTCTATGACAAGGCCGAGGATGCGGCGGAGACCCTGACCCGCCAGGTCGCCGGGGATGCGGATTTCGCGCACTGGGTCGAAACCAACGTGGCGCCGCACAAGGCCGACGGCTACGCCATTGCCAATATTTCTCTGAAGCCCATCGGCGGGGTCCCGGGGGACGCGTCGGCGGAGCAGATGGACGCGGTGGCCGCACTGGCGGAGCGATTCAGCTTCTCCGAGATCCGGGTGACGCACGAGCAGAATCTCGTGCTGCCTCATGTGCGTCAGGATGAACTCTACGCGGTTTGGCAGACCCTGAAATCCTACGACCTGCACACGCCGAATCTGGGCCTCGTCAGCGATATGATCGCCTGCCCCGGGATGGATTATTGCGCACTGGCCAATGCCCGCTCGATCCCGCTGGCCCAGGAAATCAGCGAGCGTTTCGCCGATCTCGATCGCCAGTATGATATCGGCGAGCTGAAGCTCAAGATTTCCGGCTGCATCAATGCCTGCGGCCACCATCATGTGGGCCATATCGGCATTCTCGGTGTCGACCGGAAGGGCGAGGAGTATTACCAGATCACCCTTGGCGGCAGCGGCGCGGAGGACGCCAGTCTGGGCGATATCGTCGGGCCGGCCTTCCCTTACGACAAGGTGGTCAATGCGATCGAGACGCTGGTCGATGCCTACCTGGGCGTGCGTGCAGACAACGAACGTTTTCTCGATACCTATCGTCGGCTCGGCGCAGATCCGTTCAAGGAGGCCCTCTATGGCGTTAATTAA
- a CDS encoding DUF2849 domain-containing protein gives MTQQVISANRLGDGIVVYLAADSSWSERISGSVIAMDETAADALLREAKQAEQDRVVIDPYLIDVAEVDGVVRPIKYREFIRATGPSVRPDLSKQSYVPDTGA, from the coding sequence ATGACACAACAGGTGATTTCGGCAAATCGGCTGGGCGACGGGATCGTCGTCTATCTGGCGGCGGACAGCAGCTGGTCCGAACGCATCTCGGGCAGCGTGATCGCGATGGACGAGACGGCTGCGGACGCATTGCTCCGGGAGGCGAAACAGGCCGAGCAGGATCGGGTCGTCATCGACCCCTACCTGATTGACGTGGCCGAAGTGGATGGTGTGGTTCGTCCCATCAAATACCGGGAGTTCATTCGCGCGACCGGGCCGAGTGTACGGCCGGATCTGAGCAAGCAGAGTTACGTGCCCGACACGGGCGCATAG